A stretch of the Mycobacteroides immunogenum genome encodes the following:
- a CDS encoding Ig-like domain-containing protein → MSIDFQLGQSDLELAGCDSRVFLAPYVGTAPLTSLEDVTNGGIDKTKIGAGSRFVSVGNYEKKAGVKLSNKPNISDVMSAGKGSPTRQLPTDAKKGITYTPQEMKLVNLQNAWGFLPSAVSAPSAKGGITIGIPELPANILWRAVLLAWDSFNGKDIWMYWIANKTNVGDRDDINAHEDGNVITHGVGLNFQSDPTVGLPVIFGICGEGFQDLMAATDTGGLYPPITGITVTPSTATLTVANGAGHTKQLKVVDSNGLDRTALATYQSDATAKATVDALGLITAVAAGTANVAASYGGFSAACAATVS, encoded by the coding sequence ATGTCCATTGATTTCCAGCTGGGTCAGTCCGACCTGGAACTCGCCGGTTGCGACAGCCGGGTCTTCCTGGCTCCCTACGTGGGGACCGCGCCCCTGACCTCCCTCGAAGATGTCACCAACGGCGGCATCGACAAGACCAAGATCGGTGCCGGATCGCGATTCGTCTCGGTCGGCAACTACGAAAAGAAGGCCGGCGTCAAGCTGTCCAACAAGCCCAACATCAGCGACGTGATGTCAGCCGGCAAGGGCTCGCCCACCCGGCAGCTGCCCACCGATGCCAAGAAGGGCATCACCTATACGCCGCAGGAGATGAAGCTCGTCAACCTGCAGAACGCGTGGGGCTTCCTGCCGTCAGCAGTCTCGGCGCCGTCTGCCAAGGGCGGTATCACCATCGGTATCCCCGAGCTGCCTGCCAACATCTTGTGGCGTGCGGTCCTGCTGGCCTGGGACTCGTTCAACGGCAAGGACATCTGGATGTACTGGATCGCCAACAAGACCAACGTGGGCGATCGTGACGACATCAACGCCCACGAGGACGGCAACGTGATCACTCACGGCGTCGGCCTGAACTTTCAGTCCGACCCCACCGTCGGCCTGCCCGTGATCTTCGGTATCTGCGGCGAGGGATTCCAGGATCTGATGGCGGCCACCGACACCGGTGGGCTCTACCCGCCGATCACGGGCATCACCGTCACCCCGAGCACCGCGACCCTGACTGTCGCGAACGGGGCCGGTCACACCAAGCAGCTCAAGGTGGTGGACTCCAACGGCCTGGACCGCACAGCGCTGGCGACCTACCAGAGCGATGCGACCGCCAAGGCCACGGTCGATGCACTCGGCCTGATCACCGCGGTGGCGGCCGGAACCGCCAACGTTGCGGCCAGCTACGGCGGCTTCTCGGCCGCCTGCGCGGCGACCGTCTCCTAA
- a CDS encoding LtfC-like domain-containing protein, which produces MQNLTTALVLSRGSIWKPQPWDWSPPLVAEWNMPWPDGASARAVFYDTAGGVLLTVDGTVSAEMINFMAAPVVMDPIPAGANFEIFLDTADGPLMIRHGKVIRKEAQFFDAPASTISSTPRKFQDYFPILGLRSVWEPIYGRVKVWDNSAQSLPNGVGPDVAFFSQGKAAMRYHEPFGSDSVKIHVRLLNPNAGKTSVVVCADKWFTSYLAVQFETDPIIGLNNRIHLAVGSSPTEMTYQGTAVNHTVVNGNDYWIEYSNLTKTLLVRKGSDTTPMASWQDTADLVPHGPGYRYAGFVWDGGDLIIVNVTGPQVTGWEALDNA; this is translated from the coding sequence ATGCAGAACCTCACAACCGCGCTCGTGCTCTCGCGCGGAAGTATCTGGAAGCCCCAGCCCTGGGACTGGTCACCACCCTTGGTGGCCGAATGGAACATGCCCTGGCCTGACGGCGCGAGCGCCCGCGCGGTCTTCTACGACACCGCCGGCGGAGTGCTCCTGACGGTCGATGGCACCGTGAGCGCCGAGATGATCAACTTCATGGCTGCCCCGGTAGTCATGGATCCCATCCCGGCAGGTGCCAACTTCGAGATTTTCCTCGACACGGCCGACGGCCCACTGATGATCCGGCACGGCAAGGTGATCCGCAAAGAAGCCCAGTTCTTCGACGCTCCGGCGAGCACCATCTCCTCGACACCGCGCAAGTTCCAGGACTACTTCCCGATCCTGGGGCTGCGCTCGGTGTGGGAGCCCATCTATGGCCGAGTCAAGGTGTGGGACAACTCCGCACAGTCGCTACCTAACGGCGTCGGGCCGGATGTCGCGTTCTTCTCCCAGGGCAAGGCCGCCATGCGGTACCACGAGCCGTTCGGCTCTGACTCGGTCAAAATCCATGTCCGACTGCTCAACCCCAACGCTGGCAAGACCAGCGTGGTGGTGTGCGCCGACAAATGGTTCACCAGCTATTTGGCGGTGCAGTTCGAGACCGATCCCATCATTGGCCTGAACAACCGGATTCACCTCGCGGTCGGGAGCTCGCCGACGGAGATGACCTACCAGGGCACCGCGGTGAACCACACCGTGGTCAACGGGAACGACTACTGGATCGAGTATTCCAACCTCACCAAGACGCTCCTGGTGCGCAAGGGCAGCGACACCACTCCCATGGCGTCCTGGCAGGACACCGCGGACCTAGTGCCCCATGGCCCGGGCTATCGCTACGCCGGGTTCGTCTGGGACGGAGGCGATCTGATCATCGTCAATGTCACCGGACCCCAGGTGACCGGATGGGAGGCGCTGGACAATGCCTGA
- a CDS encoding phage tail termination protein: protein MVSFPPWWKGGYPDVEKLLAKSLIQPWLGDVKVEYWLPANALEQIQDGVEFLRVRRIGGRINLNEKRDEPVVQFAALTKSRDISYGLIEFVRSGVLEPFMEAVAIVPGTPHKLGCEGEIVGPQSIPEPIRDERLVPSTFVLHTWKPKGLPNYRQALGL from the coding sequence GTGGTGAGTTTCCCGCCGTGGTGGAAGGGCGGATACCCCGACGTCGAGAAGCTGCTCGCCAAGTCACTCATCCAGCCCTGGCTGGGCGATGTCAAAGTCGAGTACTGGCTTCCTGCCAACGCCCTGGAGCAGATCCAGGACGGTGTCGAATTCCTGCGGGTGCGCCGCATTGGCGGGCGCATCAATCTCAACGAGAAGCGCGACGAGCCAGTAGTGCAGTTCGCCGCGCTCACCAAGTCTCGCGACATCTCCTATGGGCTCATCGAGTTCGTCCGCAGTGGCGTGCTAGAGCCGTTCATGGAGGCCGTCGCGATAGTTCCGGGAACCCCACACAAGCTGGGCTGCGAGGGAGAAATCGTTGGCCCGCAGTCTATCCCGGAACCCATCAGGGACGAACGCCTCGTCCCTTCAACCTTCGTGCTGCACACCTGGAAGCCGAAGGGTCTTCCGAATTACCGACAGGCCCTCGGCCTCTAA